AAGAAGTAAAGAAGGATAAAGAAGTCTATATAAAGAGTCAGATTGAGGAACTGAGCAAAGAAATTATTTAAAATTCCAATTATTTTATGGGCCCAACTTTTCAATTAATCAGACTTCAAATTGGAATTGTAAAATATTTTTCAACGAAATAAATTAATAATGAATAAGTTATGATTTTTTCAATTTAAAAGCTTAATTTTGCACCCCGAAATAAGGATCATAAATATCTACATATGAAAAGACTTGGTGAACATAGAAAGCTTCTAGGGGTTGATAAGACCGCTACTTTAAAAGAATTAAAAACGATTTACAGAAATACGATGAAAGATTCGCATCCTGATAAATTTATTAATGACGAAGCGGGTAAGCTGGAAGCAGAAGAAAAAAGCAAGGCAGTGATTGAAGCGTACCACTTTCTGGTAAGCATCAACGAAGAAACACAGGAAAAATATAAGGAAGAATATACTGAAACGATCACAAAATCTAATATTCAGGATTTTTATCTTGAAAAAGCAATTTTGAAAGTTCAGCACCTGAACGGAAATATGTATGAATATATTGGCGTTCCAAGAAATACCTATATTAAGATGGTCAATTCTGATTCGCCAAGCCGTTTTGCAAGAAGACACATTTATGGAAATTTCATCTACAGAAAGGCTGGTGAGGTAATGGCAGATTAGTCTATTTCATAAAAAAATAAATATAAGCTTTCGGTTCATCCGGAAGCTTTTTTATTTTCAGGAAGCATAGAGACCTATTTAATACTAAAATGCATCAGTCTTCTGATGCACTTTTTGGTTGATTTATATCTACAAAATGGAAAAAGATTTTCAGTTTATAGAGTTACCACTATTTTACCTACTACCCTTTTGGTTTCCATTTCCAGATGGGCTTTGGGCATTTCCTCAAAGGGAAAAGTCTGATGAATATGGGGAATAAGGGATTTATTTTCAAGTAAGCCTGCAATGGCCTGAATCGTTTCTTTTTTAGAGGCCACCATCATGAATTCAATATTTACATTCTGTTTTTCCGCTTTATCCTGAATGTTTTGAGGAATTTCAGGTGAAGGTAATGTGACAATGATTCCTCCGGACCGTACCACATCAATTGAGTTCAGCAGTGTTTCTCCCTGAATGTTATCGATAACAATATCAATATCTCCTGCAATATCCAGACTGTGTTTTTGGGTATAATCAATATGCTCATTCGCCCCAATCGACAGAACAAATTCCTTATTATTTGCAGAGGACGTTCCGAATACGTAAGCTCCAAAATATTTAGCGATCTGGACCGCAAAATGACCAACTCCTCCTGACGCGGCATGAATCAGAACCCTGTCATTTTTTTTGATTTTAGCAACATCCACTAAAGCCTGATAAGCTGTTACCGCTGCTAAGGTGGCCGCCGCAGCCTCTTCAAATGTATGATGTTCAGGAATCAGTGCCAGATGACTTGCAGGAGCAGCCGTATATTCTGCATAGGCTTTTCCGTTCCCGAAAAAGTTGACCATTCCAAAAACCCGGTCTCCAACTTTAAAACCGGTTACTTCTTCTCCTATTTCACTCACTTCTCCTGCCATATCCCAGCCCAAGATTACCGGCCTTATATCACCATATATCCAATTAAGCACATGATCATACGCTCTGGCGTTTACATCAACCGGATTGATACTTATTGCTTTTACCTTTACCAATACTTCATTACTTTTTATTTGAGGTTTTTGTGTATCAGTTAACTGAAGCTTATCAACGCCTCCGGTTTCATTTAAAATAATTGTTTTCATTATATTTTTACTTTAAGTTCAAAACAAAAGTAAATTAATGCTATATTACAGACAAGTATGCACTTTTTTGTACTCTACATACTAAAAGTATACTATTGCTGATTATCAAAGTTTTAATTTTAATAAAATCATGAAAAAATATTTAAATAACGAAGCTTCCTGCCCTGTAGACTATGCATTCAGAAGAATTGGCGGAAAATATAAAGGACGAATATTGTGGTATCTGCATGTAAAAACGATTATGCGGTATGGCGAATTACGGAAAACGCTTACCGATATTACCCCTAAAATGCTTACCCAGACTTTGCGTGAGCTGGAAGATGACAGTCTTGTCAACAGAAAAGTATATCATGAAGTGCCTCCGAAAGTAGAATATTCATTAACCGAAGCCGGACAACAGCTCATCCCTTTCATAGACTATTTACGGATTTGGGGAAATGAACAAATAGAGAAGCAAAAAGTAAAACAGACTGTATAATATTCTAAATTAAAAAGCGCATCAGAGTTTCTGATGCGCTTTTAGGTTAATTAAGGTTGATTATTTTAGTCTATGTGTTTCGGAGTATATCCGTCTTCACTTAGTTCTTTGTGTACATAATCTGCTTTCATTTCAGATTCATAATCTACTTTCTCACCTTTGCCCATTCTTCTTAGAATTGAATCAAATAGCGAATATACTACCGGTACAATGATTAGCGTCAGGAATAATGATGATGTCAAACCACCAATAATTACCCAGGCCAGTCCGTTGTTCATCTCCGCTCCTGCTCCTTTTGCAATCGCAATTGGGATCATACCGAAGATCATCGCAATCGTTGTCATCAAAATCGGACGAAGACGGGCATGGTTGGCCTGAATCAAAGCGTCATGCGTATTGGCACCTGCTGCTTTTCTCATATTCGCAAAGTCGACAATCATAATCGCGTTCTTCGCTACCAAACCAATCAACATGATCATTCCCAGCATCGTAAAGATGTTCAGTGAGTTTCCGGTGATGGCAAGAATTACCATTACCCCGATCAATGCCAGAGGGATGGAGAACAATACCACAAACGGATAAACAAATGAATCATATAGTGAAACCATTACCAGGTACACCAATACAATAGCAGCCATCAATGCAATTCCCAGGGTACCGAAACCTTCGGTCTGGTTTTCCATATCCCCGCTCCAGATATAGCTTACTCCTGCAGGTTTGGTCTTTTCGTTATCCATGAACTGAGCAGCCCATTCGTTGGCAACATCTCCTACCGGACGACCTACTACTTTAGATTTTACCTTTACAGAAGGCGCTTTATCTCTACGTTCCAATAAACTTGGTCCTGAACCCATTTTTACATCTGCAAACTGGCTAAGTCTGATCTGCTCACCCTGAGGATTGGTAAACATCAGGTTTCTTACATCATCAATCGACTGTCTGTTGGCATCACCAAAACGGATGTTGATATCATATTCATACTCTCCGGCTCTGAATTTTCCATCTGTATTTCCACTGAATGCAGTTTGCATCGTTTGACCTACACTGGAAAGATTTAAGCCTAAAGAAGCCATTTTATCTCTGTCGATATTTACCTGAACTTCCGGACTTCCAGAATCGGTTGATAATTCTGCATCTACAGAACCAGGAACTTTTTTAAGCAATTCAAGGATTCTGTTTGCTTCCTTATTCGCTGTTTCGTTATCCTGCGCTGTTACAACCATTTCAATTGG
The Chryseobacterium sp. W4I1 DNA segment above includes these coding regions:
- a CDS encoding KTSC domain-containing protein, with the protein product MKRLGEHRKLLGVDKTATLKELKTIYRNTMKDSHPDKFINDEAGKLEAEEKSKAVIEAYHFLVSINEETQEKYKEEYTETITKSNIQDFYLEKAILKVQHLNGNMYEYIGVPRNTYIKMVNSDSPSRFARRHIYGNFIYRKAGEVMAD
- a CDS encoding helix-turn-helix domain-containing protein — its product is MKKYLNNEASCPVDYAFRRIGGKYKGRILWYLHVKTIMRYGELRKTLTDITPKMLTQTLRELEDDSLVNRKVYHEVPPKVEYSLTEAGQQLIPFIDYLRIWGNEQIEKQKVKQTV
- a CDS encoding NADP-dependent oxidoreductase; the encoded protein is MKTIILNETGGVDKLQLTDTQKPQIKSNEVLVKVKAISINPVDVNARAYDHVLNWIYGDIRPVILGWDMAGEVSEIGEEVTGFKVGDRVFGMVNFFGNGKAYAEYTAAPASHLALIPEHHTFEEAAAATLAAVTAYQALVDVAKIKKNDRVLIHAASGGVGHFAVQIAKYFGAYVFGTSSANNKEFVLSIGANEHIDYTQKHSLDIAGDIDIVIDNIQGETLLNSIDVVRSGGIIVTLPSPEIPQNIQDKAEKQNVNIEFMMVASKKETIQAIAGLLENKSLIPHIHQTFPFEEMPKAHLEMETKRVVGKIVVTL